Proteins from a single region of Palaemon carinicauda isolate YSFRI2023 chromosome 1, ASM3689809v2, whole genome shotgun sequence:
- the LOC137648407 gene encoding micronuclear linker histone polyprotein-like — translation MKRYVRKLELDRVRRASRSKSKSASKPSLDLSIEPLINSSLEVDPAPSIGSISADDPRYARMAAELKAIKDQLAAFKGKPSESEVRACESAVEMATDRSCHYPRSRSLPSSQDQGRRYVDDRKGVRGMYPRSGVASGSPVANSQAALDRHGKGVSDVMVSSPNPSPRGKWKYEASRPTKWRWNREQSRSHSPGSSSHEPCPSEDDLDSVPMKRTKSRAGSLDRAAEDPSPSTIVIRHPSPSEPQDPAEVAKSFMSVMQEQLLSLVQAFSHPHAQSDRHKDDSLPVKKSASKSERSSLPKEPLRASSKTRHRTASSSARRQDDSASRSRRQDDSASLSRLQDDASLLLQDDGSSRRQNDYSSHSRRQDSYASRSRCQDISASLSRRQDDPSLLLQDDTASRRQDDGSSWRKDASFSHRQDASSSRLKDSSSARRQDASDSRRQDDTYARRQDASGSQGQAACSPLLQDESYDFPISDSREPSSRTKDVVEVEQDLDDVSEDEDKPADAAGD, via the coding sequence atgaagcgctatgtccGCAAATTAGAGCTTGATagagtaaggagagcttctagatctaaatctaagtctgctagcAAACCTAGCCTTGATTTATCTATTGAAcctttaattaattcctctttggaagttgatcctgcCCCTTCTATAGGTTCCATATCTGCGGATGatcctcggtacgccaggatggctgccgagttgaaggccattaaagatcaacttgcggcctttaaaggtaagccaAGTGAAAGTGAAGTTAgagcttgtgaaagtgcagtggagatGGCGACTGACCGatcctgtcattaccctaggtctagatctctaccaagctcccaggaccaagggagaaggtacgtcgacgaccgaaagggggtgagaggtatgtACCCTCGGTCGGGCGTCGCCTCGGGCAGTCCTGTTGcaaattcccaggctgctcttgaccgccacggaaaaggtgtgtcggatGTGATGGTCTCTTCCCCGAATCCCTCTCCCAGAGGCAAATGgaagtatgaggcttcgagaccgacgAAGTGGAGGTGGAACCGAgaacagtctcgttctcactctccGGGTTCTAGTAGCCATGAACCTTGTCCTTCGGAGGACGATTTGGATTCTGTGCCTATGAAGAGGACGAAATCAAGAGCTGGAAGTCTGgatagagcagcagaagatccttctccttccaccATTGTTATTCGACATCCGTCTCCTTCGGAACCGCAGGATCCAGCAGAAGTCGCTAAGTCGTTCATGTCAGTTATGCAGGAGCAGCTTTTATCGTTAGTACAAGCTTTTAGCCACCCTCACGCCCAGTCCGACAGAcataaagacgactcgttacccgTCAAGAAGTCAGCTTCTAAGAGTGAACGGAGTTCCTTGCCTAAGGAACCTTTGCGCGCTTCGTCAAAGACACGACACCGCACTGCTTCCTCTtctgctcggcgccaggacgattccgcctctcgctctcggcgccaggacgattccgcctctctctctcgaCTCCAGGACGATGccagcctgcttctccaggacgatGGTTCTTCTCGTCGCCAGAACGATTACAGCTCTCACTCTCGACGCCAGGACTCTTACGCCTCTCGCTCTCGATGCCAGGACATTTCCGCCTCTCTCTCTCGCCGCCAGGATGATCCCAGCCTGCTTCTtcaggacgataccgcttctcggcgccaggacgatggCAGTTCTTGGCGTAAGGATGCCTCCTTCTCTCACCGCCAGGACGCTTCCTCCTCCcgcctcaaggactcttctagcgctcggcgccaggacgcttccgactcccggcgccaggacgacacctacgctcggcggCAGGACGCAAGCGGGTCTCAGggtcaggctgcttgcagccctctcCTACAGGACGAATCCTACGATTTTCCTATTTCGGATTCAAGGGAGCCTTCTTCCCGAACGAAGGATGTAGTAGAGGTGGAACAGGATCTTGATGATGTCTCAGAAGACGAAGACAAACCTGCTGACGCTGCTGGCGACTag